A stretch of Pseudochaenichthys georgianus chromosome 2, fPseGeo1.2, whole genome shotgun sequence DNA encodes these proteins:
- the dzip1 gene encoding cilium assembly protein DZIP1 isoform X1 codes for MMPFHDGAYYPFTGDTQGTHSSAGIPSLLNSPLSHPSVNAGHSAPAPSMTPSSGASINLPFKFRPRRESVDWRRINAVDIDLVVSQLDVDALQEHITGVTFCSLDGERCQRCQSPVDPALIKLLRLAQLTVEWLLHCQEFLTLNLRAAEERLAAAASDREQLLAQQSKQEEKVKTLTTELKQRKKLIRNQQSLIPPRIISGQKNHMQRRHPGEYETDLRSESEKKCLNESLRVEINSLKEQIDQQQQDLQAKVVQSSFMWLQEKEQQSMQKELLRELERFKAEEMARMDRKIDDSRDGMRREMEFLYTRNIQALNEVNQNHTAKHEIPPSPVQSQPERDLDNYKEMQAQAIHKLEHHMKKQEKKWGSKLQDIKSLHESEQNKLLNELSRLQSSVSEQQESRQRLQQDLGRRLQDKEHTIKAQRDQIRNFSSNPPTQIVEVPVVLSAPDPKPKRVLLDLSSFSERRPVEKKPEPLPEKKQRVNISALKRNPNLKKEMRPELEQAVMEKLENLGVKPEQCGLKDKELSSILAKAHSKRESAAKGMPHYWGYREEITSTVEQRVARQRRGSDPAAVSQPRARQPVQVVQIRPRSSSLPSRDTQVMSKPAVKQPKTPQPAPRTKTTTQPKTSTPNTKGTLKTFASKTPPFSSDAESEGEDTDMEEEPPKTPQRGKSPQPRLNLTQIRASPVQSGQAPTRTSFSSNPPQTRVSGGGVTKTTVAKIESDEEDDWSDVSELQQIDPKRLQSFKDQNGNVEKRNVGKENKISDLARTMEKQFAERSLKKPAGGVSILPERKDEVQELTYTDLEESSDWLGSSLEDRLEMSKPAQSAAPTRKSLDSPSTSVWGTSTGKAPKSGLTEAGTGSTLKSSLCSLSDISDSEDFSNKYK; via the exons ATGATG CCATTTCACGACGGAGCATACTACCCCTTCACCGGTGACACCCAAGGGACCCACTCATCAGCAGGGATCCCTTCCCTCCTGAATTCCCCTCTCAGCCACCCCTCTGTAAACGCCGGCCACTCTGCTCCTGCACCCAGCATGACTCCGTCCAGCGGAGCCTCCATCAACCTGCCTTTCAAGTTCCGCCCTCGCAGGGAGAGCGTGGACTGGCGGCGGATCAATGCTGTGGACATCGACCTGGTGGTGAGCCAGCTGGATGTAGACGCCCTGCAAGAGCACATCACCGGCGTTACCTTCTGCAGCTTGGACGGGGAGCGGTGTCAGCGCTGCCAGAGCCCCGTGGACCCAGCTCTAATCAAGCTCTTGCGGCTGGCCCAGCTCACCGTGGAGTGGCTCCTCCACTGCCAGGAGTTTCTCACCCTCAACCTGCGAGCGGCCGAGGAGAGGCTGGCGGCCGCTGCCAGCGATCGAGAGCAGCTGCTGGCTCAGCAGAGTAAGCAGGAGGAGAAGGTGAAGACCCTCACCACCGAGCTCAAGCAGAGGAAGAAGCTGATTCGCAACCAGCAGTCCCTGATCCCGCCCAGAATCATCAGTGGACAGAAG AATCACATGCAGCGTCGCCACCCTGGCGAGTATGAGACCG ATTTGCGTTCAGAGAGTGAGAAGAAATGTCTGAATGAAAGCCTCCGAGTGGAGATCAACAGTCTGAAGGAGCAGATCGATCAGCAGCAACAGGACTTGCAAGCCAAAGTAGTTCAG AGTTCTTTTATGTGGCTCCAGGAGAAAGAGCAGCAGTCCATGCAGAAGGAGCTACTGAGAGAGTTGGAGCGCTTCAAGGCCGAGGAGATGGCGCGCATGGACAGAAAGATAGACGACAGCAGGGACGGCATGCGCAGGGAGATGGAATTCCTTTACACACGAAATATACAGGCTCTAAAT GAAGTCAATCAGAATCATACGGCTAAGCATGAAATACCACCAAGCCCAGTGCAATCGCAGCCAGAGAGAGATCTGGacaactacaaagagatgcAGGCGCAAGCCATACACAAGCTGGAGCATCACATGAAGAAACAG GAGAAAAAGTGGGGATCCAAGCTGCAGGACATCAAGTCCCTGCACGAGTCTGAACAGAACAAG CTGCTGAACGAGCTGAGCAGACTGCAGTCGTCGGTGTCGGAGCAGCAGGAGAGCCGCCAGAGGCTGCAGCAGGACCTGGGGAGGAGGCTGCAGGACAAGGAGCACACCATCAAGGCTCAGAGGGACCAG ATACGGAATTTCTCCTCAAATCCACCCACACAAATAGTGGAAGTACCAG TCGTCCTCAGTGCACCGGACCCTAAACCAAAGAGAGTGCTACTGG ACTTGAGCAGCTTCTCCGAGAGGAGGCCGGTGGAGAAGAAGCCCGAGCCGCTACCGGAGAAGAAACAGAGAGTGAACATCAGCGCTCTGAAGAGGAACCCCAACCTCAAGAAGGAGATGAGGCCAGAGCTGGAGCAGGCTGTCATGGAGAAGCTGGAGAACCTGGGAGTCAAGCCG GAGCAGTGTGGCCTAAAGGACAAAGAGCTTAGTTCCATCCTGGCCAAGGCGCATTCAAAGCGGGAGAGCGCTGCCAAGGGGATGCCTCACTACTGGGGCTATCGGGAGGAGATCACCAGCACTGTAGAGCAGAGGGTGGCTCGTCAGAGGAGAGGCAGCGACCCTGCTGCAGTGTCCCAGCCCAGAGCCAGACAGCCGGTTCAAG TGGTGCAGATCCGGCCTCGATCCAGCAGCCTGCCCTCCAGAGATACACAAGTTATGTCAAAACCTGCAGTCAAACAGCCCAAGACCCCCCAGCCGGCACCGCGGACCAAGACCACCACCCAACCCAAGACATCTACACCCAACACCAAGGGCACTCTGAAGACGTTCGCATCGAA GACCCCTCCTTTCAGTTCCGATGCTGAATCGGAAGGAGAGGACACAGACATGGAGGAGGAACCGCCCAAAACACCGCAGAGGGGCAAATCCCCACAGCCCAGACTAAACCTGACCCAGATCAGAGCCAGTCCGGTCCAGTCGGGTCAGGCTCCGACCAGGACCTCATTCTCCTCCAACCCCCCGCAGACCAGGGTGTCGGGGGGCGGTGTCACCAAGACCACAGTCGCAAAGATAGAGAGCGATGAGGAGGACGATTGGTCGGACGTCAGCGAGCTGCAGCAGATCGACCCCAAACGCCTACAGAGTTTCAAAGATCAGAACGGAAACGTGGAAAAGAGAAACGTTGGCAAAG AGAACAAAATCAGTGACTTGGCCAGGACAATGGAGAAGCAGTTTGCAGAGCGATCACTAAAGAAACCAGCAGGGGGCGTCAGCATCCTCCCGGAGAGGAAGGATGAGGTTCAGGAGCTCACG taCACAGATCTAGAGGAGAGCAGTGATTGGCTGGGATCCTCCTTAGAGGACAGGCTGGAGATGTCTAAACCTGCTCAGAGCGCCGCACCAACGAGGAAGAGCCTGGACTCACCCAGCACCAGCGTCTGGGGGACTTCTACAGGAAAGGCTCCCAAATCAG GTCTGACTGAAGCAGGAACAGGAAGTACCCTGAAGAGCAGCCTGTGCTCCCTCAGTGACATCAGCGACTCGGAGGACTTTagcaataaatacaaataa
- the dzip1 gene encoding cilium assembly protein DZIP1 isoform X3 — protein sequence MMPFHDGAYYPFTGDTQGTHSSAGIPSLLNSPLSHPSVNAGHSAPAPSMTPSSGASINLPFKFRPRRESVDWRRINAVDIDLVVSQLDVDALQEHITGVTFCSLDGERCQRCQSPVDPALIKLLRLAQLTVEWLLHCQEFLTLNLRAAEERLAAAASDREQLLAQQSKQEEKVKTLTTELKQRKKLIRNQQSLIPPRIISGQKCPHCDKSFLNSTFLQNHMQRRHPGEYETDLRSESEKKCLNESLRVEINSLKEQIDQQQQDLQAKVVQSSFMWLQEKEQQSMQKELLRELERFKAEEMARMDRKIDDSRDGMRREMEFLYTRNIQALNEVNQNHTAKHEIPPSPVQSQPERDLDNYKEMQAQAIHKLEHHMKKQEKKWGSKLQDIKSLHESEQNKLLNELSRLQSSVSEQQESRQRLQQDLGRRLQDKEHTIKAQRDQIRNFSSNPPTQIVEVPVVLSAPDPKPKRVLLDLSSFSERRPVEKKPEPLPEKKQRVNISALKRNPNLKKEMRPELEQAVMEKLENLGVKPEQCGLKDKELSSILAKAHSKRESAAKGMPHYWGYREEITSTVEQRVARQRRGSDPAAVSQPRARQPVQVVQIRPRSSSLPSRDTQVMSKPAVKQPKTPQPAPRTKTTTQPKTSTPNTKGTLKTFASKTPPFSSDAESEGEDTDMEEEPPKTPQRGKSPQPRLNLTQIRASPVQSGQAPTRTSFSSNPPQTRVSGGGVTKTTVAKIESDEEDDWSDVSELQQIDPKRLQSFKDQNGNVEKRNVGKENKISDLARTMEKQFAERSLKKPAGGVSILPERKDEVQELTYTDLEESSDWLGSSLEDRLEMSKPAQSAAPTRKSLDSPSTSVWGTSTGKAPKSGLTEAGTGSTLKSSLCSLSDISDSEDFSNKYK from the exons ATGATG CCATTTCACGACGGAGCATACTACCCCTTCACCGGTGACACCCAAGGGACCCACTCATCAGCAGGGATCCCTTCCCTCCTGAATTCCCCTCTCAGCCACCCCTCTGTAAACGCCGGCCACTCTGCTCCTGCACCCAGCATGACTCCGTCCAGCGGAGCCTCCATCAACCTGCCTTTCAAGTTCCGCCCTCGCAGGGAGAGCGTGGACTGGCGGCGGATCAATGCTGTGGACATCGACCTGGTGGTGAGCCAGCTGGATGTAGACGCCCTGCAAGAGCACATCACCGGCGTTACCTTCTGCAGCTTGGACGGGGAGCGGTGTCAGCGCTGCCAGAGCCCCGTGGACCCAGCTCTAATCAAGCTCTTGCGGCTGGCCCAGCTCACCGTGGAGTGGCTCCTCCACTGCCAGGAGTTTCTCACCCTCAACCTGCGAGCGGCCGAGGAGAGGCTGGCGGCCGCTGCCAGCGATCGAGAGCAGCTGCTGGCTCAGCAGAGTAAGCAGGAGGAGAAGGTGAAGACCCTCACCACCGAGCTCAAGCAGAGGAAGAAGCTGATTCGCAACCAGCAGTCCCTGATCCCGCCCAGAATCATCAGTGGACAGAAG TGTCCACATTGTGATAAATCCTTCCTCAATTCCACGTTTCTCCAGAATCACATGCAGCGTCGCCACCCTGGCGAGTATGAGACCG ATTTGCGTTCAGAGAGTGAGAAGAAATGTCTGAATGAAAGCCTCCGAGTGGAGATCAACAGTCTGAAGGAGCAGATCGATCAGCAGCAACAGGACTTGCAAGCCAAAGTAGTTCAG AGTTCTTTTATGTGGCTCCAGGAGAAAGAGCAGCAGTCCATGCAGAAGGAGCTACTGAGAGAGTTGGAGCGCTTCAAGGCCGAGGAGATGGCGCGCATGGACAGAAAGATAGACGACAGCAGGGACGGCATGCGCAGGGAGATGGAATTCCTTTACACACGAAATATACAGGCTCTAAAT GAAGTCAATCAGAATCATACGGCTAAGCATGAAATACCACCAAGCCCAGTGCAATCGCAGCCAGAGAGAGATCTGGacaactacaaagagatgcAGGCGCAAGCCATACACAAGCTGGAGCATCACATGAAGAAACAG GAGAAAAAGTGGGGATCCAAGCTGCAGGACATCAAGTCCCTGCACGAGTCTGAACAGAACAAG CTGCTGAACGAGCTGAGCAGACTGCAGTCGTCGGTGTCGGAGCAGCAGGAGAGCCGCCAGAGGCTGCAGCAGGACCTGGGGAGGAGGCTGCAGGACAAGGAGCACACCATCAAGGCTCAGAGGGACCAG ATACGGAATTTCTCCTCAAATCCACCCACACAAATAGTGGAAGTACCAG TCGTCCTCAGTGCACCGGACCCTAAACCAAAGAGAGTGCTACTGG ACTTGAGCAGCTTCTCCGAGAGGAGGCCGGTGGAGAAGAAGCCCGAGCCGCTACCGGAGAAGAAACAGAGAGTGAACATCAGCGCTCTGAAGAGGAACCCCAACCTCAAGAAGGAGATGAGGCCAGAGCTGGAGCAGGCTGTCATGGAGAAGCTGGAGAACCTGGGAGTCAAGCCG GAGCAGTGTGGCCTAAAGGACAAAGAGCTTAGTTCCATCCTGGCCAAGGCGCATTCAAAGCGGGAGAGCGCTGCCAAGGGGATGCCTCACTACTGGGGCTATCGGGAGGAGATCACCAGCACTGTAGAGCAGAGGGTGGCTCGTCAGAGGAGAGGCAGCGACCCTGCTGCAGTGTCCCAGCCCAGAGCCAGACAGCCGGTTCAAG TGGTGCAGATCCGGCCTCGATCCAGCAGCCTGCCCTCCAGAGATACACAAGTTATGTCAAAACCTGCAGTCAAACAGCCCAAGACCCCCCAGCCGGCACCGCGGACCAAGACCACCACCCAACCCAAGACATCTACACCCAACACCAAGGGCACTCTGAAGACGTTCGCATCGAA GACCCCTCCTTTCAGTTCCGATGCTGAATCGGAAGGAGAGGACACAGACATGGAGGAGGAACCGCCCAAAACACCGCAGAGGGGCAAATCCCCACAGCCCAGACTAAACCTGACCCAGATCAGAGCCAGTCCGGTCCAGTCGGGTCAGGCTCCGACCAGGACCTCATTCTCCTCCAACCCCCCGCAGACCAGGGTGTCGGGGGGCGGTGTCACCAAGACCACAGTCGCAAAGATAGAGAGCGATGAGGAGGACGATTGGTCGGACGTCAGCGAGCTGCAGCAGATCGACCCCAAACGCCTACAGAGTTTCAAAGATCAGAACGGAAACGTGGAAAAGAGAAACGTTGGCAAAG AGAACAAAATCAGTGACTTGGCCAGGACAATGGAGAAGCAGTTTGCAGAGCGATCACTAAAGAAACCAGCAGGGGGCGTCAGCATCCTCCCGGAGAGGAAGGATGAGGTTCAGGAGCTCACG taCACAGATCTAGAGGAGAGCAGTGATTGGCTGGGATCCTCCTTAGAGGACAGGCTGGAGATGTCTAAACCTGCTCAGAGCGCCGCACCAACGAGGAAGAGCCTGGACTCACCCAGCACCAGCGTCTGGGGGACTTCTACAGGAAAGGCTCCCAAATCAG GTCTGACTGAAGCAGGAACAGGAAGTACCCTGAAGAGCAGCCTGTGCTCCCTCAGTGACATCAGCGACTCGGAGGACTTTagcaataaatacaaataa
- the dzip1 gene encoding cilium assembly protein DZIP1 isoform X2, translating into MTPSSGASINLPFKFRPRRESVDWRRINAVDIDLVVSQLDVDALQEHITGVTFCSLDGERCQRCQSPVDPALIKLLRLAQLTVEWLLHCQEFLTLNLRAAEERLAAAASDREQLLAQQSKQEEKVKTLTTELKQRKKLIRNQQSLIPPRIISGQKCPHCDKSFLNSTFLQNHMQRRHPGEYETDLRSESEKKCLNESLRVEINSLKEQIDQQQQDLQAKVVQSSFMWLQEKEQQSMQKELLRELERFKAEEMARMDRKIDDSRDGMRREMEFLYTRNIQALNEVNQNHTAKHEIPPSPVQSQPERDLDNYKEMQAQAIHKLEHHMKKQEKKWGSKLQDIKSLHESEQNKLLNELSRLQSSVSEQQESRQRLQQDLGRRLQDKEHTIKAQRDQIRNFSSNPPTQIVEVPVVLSAPDPKPKRVLLDLSSFSERRPVEKKPEPLPEKKQRVNISALKRNPNLKKEMRPELEQAVMEKLENLGVKPEQCGLKDKELSSILAKAHSKRESAAKGMPHYWGYREEITSTVEQRVARQRRGSDPAAVSQPRARQPVQVVQIRPRSSSLPSRDTQVMSKPAVKQPKTPQPAPRTKTTTQPKTSTPNTKGTLKTFASKTPPFSSDAESEGEDTDMEEEPPKTPQRGKSPQPRLNLTQIRASPVQSGQAPTRTSFSSNPPQTRVSGGGVTKTTVAKIESDEEDDWSDVSELQQIDPKRLQSFKDQNGNVEKRNVGKENKISDLARTMEKQFAERSLKKPAGGVSILPERKDEVQELTYTDLEESSDWLGSSLEDRLEMSKPAQSAAPTRKSLDSPSTSVWGTSTGKAPKSGLTEAGTGSTLKSSLCSLSDISDSEDFSNKYK; encoded by the exons ATGACTCCGTCCAGCGGAGCCTCCATCAACCTGCCTTTCAAGTTCCGCCCTCGCAGGGAGAGCGTGGACTGGCGGCGGATCAATGCTGTGGACATCGACCTGGTGGTGAGCCAGCTGGATGTAGACGCCCTGCAAGAGCACATCACCGGCGTTACCTTCTGCAGCTTGGACGGGGAGCGGTGTCAGCGCTGCCAGAGCCCCGTGGACCCAGCTCTAATCAAGCTCTTGCGGCTGGCCCAGCTCACCGTGGAGTGGCTCCTCCACTGCCAGGAGTTTCTCACCCTCAACCTGCGAGCGGCCGAGGAGAGGCTGGCGGCCGCTGCCAGCGATCGAGAGCAGCTGCTGGCTCAGCAGAGTAAGCAGGAGGAGAAGGTGAAGACCCTCACCACCGAGCTCAAGCAGAGGAAGAAGCTGATTCGCAACCAGCAGTCCCTGATCCCGCCCAGAATCATCAGTGGACAGAAG TGTCCACATTGTGATAAATCCTTCCTCAATTCCACGTTTCTCCAGAATCACATGCAGCGTCGCCACCCTGGCGAGTATGAGACCG ATTTGCGTTCAGAGAGTGAGAAGAAATGTCTGAATGAAAGCCTCCGAGTGGAGATCAACAGTCTGAAGGAGCAGATCGATCAGCAGCAACAGGACTTGCAAGCCAAAGTAGTTCAG AGTTCTTTTATGTGGCTCCAGGAGAAAGAGCAGCAGTCCATGCAGAAGGAGCTACTGAGAGAGTTGGAGCGCTTCAAGGCCGAGGAGATGGCGCGCATGGACAGAAAGATAGACGACAGCAGGGACGGCATGCGCAGGGAGATGGAATTCCTTTACACACGAAATATACAGGCTCTAAAT GAAGTCAATCAGAATCATACGGCTAAGCATGAAATACCACCAAGCCCAGTGCAATCGCAGCCAGAGAGAGATCTGGacaactacaaagagatgcAGGCGCAAGCCATACACAAGCTGGAGCATCACATGAAGAAACAG GAGAAAAAGTGGGGATCCAAGCTGCAGGACATCAAGTCCCTGCACGAGTCTGAACAGAACAAG CTGCTGAACGAGCTGAGCAGACTGCAGTCGTCGGTGTCGGAGCAGCAGGAGAGCCGCCAGAGGCTGCAGCAGGACCTGGGGAGGAGGCTGCAGGACAAGGAGCACACCATCAAGGCTCAGAGGGACCAG ATACGGAATTTCTCCTCAAATCCACCCACACAAATAGTGGAAGTACCAG TCGTCCTCAGTGCACCGGACCCTAAACCAAAGAGAGTGCTACTGG ACTTGAGCAGCTTCTCCGAGAGGAGGCCGGTGGAGAAGAAGCCCGAGCCGCTACCGGAGAAGAAACAGAGAGTGAACATCAGCGCTCTGAAGAGGAACCCCAACCTCAAGAAGGAGATGAGGCCAGAGCTGGAGCAGGCTGTCATGGAGAAGCTGGAGAACCTGGGAGTCAAGCCG GAGCAGTGTGGCCTAAAGGACAAAGAGCTTAGTTCCATCCTGGCCAAGGCGCATTCAAAGCGGGAGAGCGCTGCCAAGGGGATGCCTCACTACTGGGGCTATCGGGAGGAGATCACCAGCACTGTAGAGCAGAGGGTGGCTCGTCAGAGGAGAGGCAGCGACCCTGCTGCAGTGTCCCAGCCCAGAGCCAGACAGCCGGTTCAAG TGGTGCAGATCCGGCCTCGATCCAGCAGCCTGCCCTCCAGAGATACACAAGTTATGTCAAAACCTGCAGTCAAACAGCCCAAGACCCCCCAGCCGGCACCGCGGACCAAGACCACCACCCAACCCAAGACATCTACACCCAACACCAAGGGCACTCTGAAGACGTTCGCATCGAA GACCCCTCCTTTCAGTTCCGATGCTGAATCGGAAGGAGAGGACACAGACATGGAGGAGGAACCGCCCAAAACACCGCAGAGGGGCAAATCCCCACAGCCCAGACTAAACCTGACCCAGATCAGAGCCAGTCCGGTCCAGTCGGGTCAGGCTCCGACCAGGACCTCATTCTCCTCCAACCCCCCGCAGACCAGGGTGTCGGGGGGCGGTGTCACCAAGACCACAGTCGCAAAGATAGAGAGCGATGAGGAGGACGATTGGTCGGACGTCAGCGAGCTGCAGCAGATCGACCCCAAACGCCTACAGAGTTTCAAAGATCAGAACGGAAACGTGGAAAAGAGAAACGTTGGCAAAG AGAACAAAATCAGTGACTTGGCCAGGACAATGGAGAAGCAGTTTGCAGAGCGATCACTAAAGAAACCAGCAGGGGGCGTCAGCATCCTCCCGGAGAGGAAGGATGAGGTTCAGGAGCTCACG taCACAGATCTAGAGGAGAGCAGTGATTGGCTGGGATCCTCCTTAGAGGACAGGCTGGAGATGTCTAAACCTGCTCAGAGCGCCGCACCAACGAGGAAGAGCCTGGACTCACCCAGCACCAGCGTCTGGGGGACTTCTACAGGAAAGGCTCCCAAATCAG GTCTGACTGAAGCAGGAACAGGAAGTACCCTGAAGAGCAGCCTGTGCTCCCTCAGTGACATCAGCGACTCGGAGGACTTTagcaataaatacaaataa
- the dzip1 gene encoding cilium assembly protein DZIP1 isoform X4, producing MMPFHDGAYYPFTGDTQGTHSSAGIPSLLNSPLSHPSVNAGHSAPAPSMTPSSGASINLPFKFRPRRESVDWRRINAVDIDLVVSQLDVDALQEHITGVTFCSLDGERCQRCQSPVDPALIKLLRLAQLTVEWLLHCQEFLTLNLRAAEERLAAAASDREQLLAQQSKQEEKVKTLTTELKQRKKLIRNQQSLIPPRIISGQKCPHCDKSFLNSTFLQNHMQRRHPGEYETDLRSESEKKCLNESLRVEINSLKEQIDQQQQDLQAKVVQEKEQQSMQKELLRELERFKAEEMARMDRKIDDSRDGMRREMEFLYTRNIQALNEVNQNHTAKHEIPPSPVQSQPERDLDNYKEMQAQAIHKLEHHMKKQEKKWGSKLQDIKSLHESEQNKLLNELSRLQSSVSEQQESRQRLQQDLGRRLQDKEHTIKAQRDQIRNFSSNPPTQIVEVPVVLSAPDPKPKRVLLDLSSFSERRPVEKKPEPLPEKKQRVNISALKRNPNLKKEMRPELEQAVMEKLENLGVKPEQCGLKDKELSSILAKAHSKRESAAKGMPHYWGYREEITSTVEQRVARQRRGSDPAAVSQPRARQPVQVVQIRPRSSSLPSRDTQVMSKPAVKQPKTPQPAPRTKTTTQPKTSTPNTKGTLKTFASKTPPFSSDAESEGEDTDMEEEPPKTPQRGKSPQPRLNLTQIRASPVQSGQAPTRTSFSSNPPQTRVSGGGVTKTTVAKIESDEEDDWSDVSELQQIDPKRLQSFKDQNGNVEKRNVGKENKISDLARTMEKQFAERSLKKPAGGVSILPERKDEVQELTYTDLEESSDWLGSSLEDRLEMSKPAQSAAPTRKSLDSPSTSVWGTSTGKAPKSGLTEAGTGSTLKSSLCSLSDISDSEDFSNKYK from the exons ATGATG CCATTTCACGACGGAGCATACTACCCCTTCACCGGTGACACCCAAGGGACCCACTCATCAGCAGGGATCCCTTCCCTCCTGAATTCCCCTCTCAGCCACCCCTCTGTAAACGCCGGCCACTCTGCTCCTGCACCCAGCATGACTCCGTCCAGCGGAGCCTCCATCAACCTGCCTTTCAAGTTCCGCCCTCGCAGGGAGAGCGTGGACTGGCGGCGGATCAATGCTGTGGACATCGACCTGGTGGTGAGCCAGCTGGATGTAGACGCCCTGCAAGAGCACATCACCGGCGTTACCTTCTGCAGCTTGGACGGGGAGCGGTGTCAGCGCTGCCAGAGCCCCGTGGACCCAGCTCTAATCAAGCTCTTGCGGCTGGCCCAGCTCACCGTGGAGTGGCTCCTCCACTGCCAGGAGTTTCTCACCCTCAACCTGCGAGCGGCCGAGGAGAGGCTGGCGGCCGCTGCCAGCGATCGAGAGCAGCTGCTGGCTCAGCAGAGTAAGCAGGAGGAGAAGGTGAAGACCCTCACCACCGAGCTCAAGCAGAGGAAGAAGCTGATTCGCAACCAGCAGTCCCTGATCCCGCCCAGAATCATCAGTGGACAGAAG TGTCCACATTGTGATAAATCCTTCCTCAATTCCACGTTTCTCCAGAATCACATGCAGCGTCGCCACCCTGGCGAGTATGAGACCG ATTTGCGTTCAGAGAGTGAGAAGAAATGTCTGAATGAAAGCCTCCGAGTGGAGATCAACAGTCTGAAGGAGCAGATCGATCAGCAGCAACAGGACTTGCAAGCCAAAGTAGTTCAG GAGAAAGAGCAGCAGTCCATGCAGAAGGAGCTACTGAGAGAGTTGGAGCGCTTCAAGGCCGAGGAGATGGCGCGCATGGACAGAAAGATAGACGACAGCAGGGACGGCATGCGCAGGGAGATGGAATTCCTTTACACACGAAATATACAGGCTCTAAAT GAAGTCAATCAGAATCATACGGCTAAGCATGAAATACCACCAAGCCCAGTGCAATCGCAGCCAGAGAGAGATCTGGacaactacaaagagatgcAGGCGCAAGCCATACACAAGCTGGAGCATCACATGAAGAAACAG GAGAAAAAGTGGGGATCCAAGCTGCAGGACATCAAGTCCCTGCACGAGTCTGAACAGAACAAG CTGCTGAACGAGCTGAGCAGACTGCAGTCGTCGGTGTCGGAGCAGCAGGAGAGCCGCCAGAGGCTGCAGCAGGACCTGGGGAGGAGGCTGCAGGACAAGGAGCACACCATCAAGGCTCAGAGGGACCAG ATACGGAATTTCTCCTCAAATCCACCCACACAAATAGTGGAAGTACCAG TCGTCCTCAGTGCACCGGACCCTAAACCAAAGAGAGTGCTACTGG ACTTGAGCAGCTTCTCCGAGAGGAGGCCGGTGGAGAAGAAGCCCGAGCCGCTACCGGAGAAGAAACAGAGAGTGAACATCAGCGCTCTGAAGAGGAACCCCAACCTCAAGAAGGAGATGAGGCCAGAGCTGGAGCAGGCTGTCATGGAGAAGCTGGAGAACCTGGGAGTCAAGCCG GAGCAGTGTGGCCTAAAGGACAAAGAGCTTAGTTCCATCCTGGCCAAGGCGCATTCAAAGCGGGAGAGCGCTGCCAAGGGGATGCCTCACTACTGGGGCTATCGGGAGGAGATCACCAGCACTGTAGAGCAGAGGGTGGCTCGTCAGAGGAGAGGCAGCGACCCTGCTGCAGTGTCCCAGCCCAGAGCCAGACAGCCGGTTCAAG TGGTGCAGATCCGGCCTCGATCCAGCAGCCTGCCCTCCAGAGATACACAAGTTATGTCAAAACCTGCAGTCAAACAGCCCAAGACCCCCCAGCCGGCACCGCGGACCAAGACCACCACCCAACCCAAGACATCTACACCCAACACCAAGGGCACTCTGAAGACGTTCGCATCGAA GACCCCTCCTTTCAGTTCCGATGCTGAATCGGAAGGAGAGGACACAGACATGGAGGAGGAACCGCCCAAAACACCGCAGAGGGGCAAATCCCCACAGCCCAGACTAAACCTGACCCAGATCAGAGCCAGTCCGGTCCAGTCGGGTCAGGCTCCGACCAGGACCTCATTCTCCTCCAACCCCCCGCAGACCAGGGTGTCGGGGGGCGGTGTCACCAAGACCACAGTCGCAAAGATAGAGAGCGATGAGGAGGACGATTGGTCGGACGTCAGCGAGCTGCAGCAGATCGACCCCAAACGCCTACAGAGTTTCAAAGATCAGAACGGAAACGTGGAAAAGAGAAACGTTGGCAAAG AGAACAAAATCAGTGACTTGGCCAGGACAATGGAGAAGCAGTTTGCAGAGCGATCACTAAAGAAACCAGCAGGGGGCGTCAGCATCCTCCCGGAGAGGAAGGATGAGGTTCAGGAGCTCACG taCACAGATCTAGAGGAGAGCAGTGATTGGCTGGGATCCTCCTTAGAGGACAGGCTGGAGATGTCTAAACCTGCTCAGAGCGCCGCACCAACGAGGAAGAGCCTGGACTCACCCAGCACCAGCGTCTGGGGGACTTCTACAGGAAAGGCTCCCAAATCAG GTCTGACTGAAGCAGGAACAGGAAGTACCCTGAAGAGCAGCCTGTGCTCCCTCAGTGACATCAGCGACTCGGAGGACTTTagcaataaatacaaataa